CGGGGTGGCCGCCGCGTCGGTCACCGCGACCGCCCGCAAGGTCTCCGTCGGCGCCCAGGCCTGGACCGACGCTGGGTCCGAACTCCGCAGCAGCGTCTCCTCCACCGTCGACACCCTGCTCGACGAGCTGCCGCTGGCCCGCCGCCCGCGCGTCGCCGTCACCGTGCAGGAGAGGAAGGGCCCCCGATGACCGTCTCGATGGAGAAGCCGGCCGATCCGCCGCCCGCCCCGCACTCGGGTGCGCTCAAGCGCCGCTCGAGGTCGGCCGTCGCGCGGTCCGCCGGTGGCGACCGCTCGGTGCTGGTGCTGCTCGGCCTCGTCGTGCTCGCCGCCGGCGTGCTGGTCGCCCTGCTGGGCTACGGCGTGTTCGGGGCCGACCGCGCCGGGCGGCCGCTGCTCGACCCGGTCGTCGTCGACGTCCTGCGGGCCCAGCCGCTGATCGCGCGGATCGTCGCGATCGCCGTCGGGCTCCTGCTGCTGGTGCTCGGCCTGACCTGGGCCGCCCGCTCGCTGCGCCCGGAGCGCAAGCCGGACCTGGTCATCGACCGCGGCCCGACGACGGCCATCACCGTCAGCTCCTCCGCGGCGGCCGACGCGCTCGCCGCGCAGGCCGCCGACCTGCCCGGCGTCGGCCGGGCCAAGGCCCGCATGGTCGGCACCGAGGACGCCCCGGCGCTGCGCGTGTGGGTGTGGCTCTCCGACGACGCCGACGTCCGCGACGTGCTGGAGAGGCTGCACGGCCAGGTCCTGACCTCGGCCCGCTCCTCGCTCGGGATCGCCGCCCTCCCGGTGGCCGTCCGCCTGGAGCTCGACCAGGCCACCAGCGGCCCGCGGGTCTCCTGACACCGCCGCACGCCTCCACCGCGACACCTTCACCGCTGCCACACCGGCCCTGCGACACGCTGCCCCGGTCATGATCGGGAACCCACGCCGCGTCGTCGCAGGGCTGTTGTGCCTGTCCGCCCTGCTGGCCGGGTGCGCGGTCGGCCCGTCGGAGCGGCCCCCGGTGGCGGTGCGCGGGCCGGACGGGCTCCCCGCCGCACCCGTGGCGCCCCCCGGGCCGTCGGTCCCCGCCGTGCCGCCGCTGCAGGCCCAGGACACCTCGATCCCGTTCGCCGACTGCACCGCGGGTGCGTTCGCCGCGTACGGGGTCGCCGTGCCCGCCGACCGCACGCTGCGCGTCGAGTGCGGGGAGTTGCCCGTCCCGGCCGACCCGGACCGCCCCGAGCAGGGCAGCGTGCTGCTCGGCGTCGTGCGGGTCGGTTCCGCGGGCGCCCCGCTCGACGGGCCGCCGCTGCTCGCCGTCGGCGACAGCGCCACCGACCCGACCGCGGGCCACGCCCTCGCCGTCGCCGCGCGCGTCGCACCCGCCGTCCTCGGCACCTACACGGTGATCGGGCTGGACCGGCGCGGGGCGGGGGCCGACCGCATCGACTGCGCCGACCCCGCCGCGCGTGCGGCACTCGTCGACGCCGACCCCGCCGCCACCTCGGAGACCGACCTCGCCGGGCTGCTGGAGCGGGCGCGGTCGGTGGTGCAGGACTGCAACCTCGCCGTGCCCTCCGCACTGGCCGGGTTCCGCAGCTCCGCGACCGCCGCCGACGTCGAGCAGCTGCGGGTCCGGCTCGGCGTGGCCCGGCTCTCCGCGGTCGGCACGGGTGACGGCGCGGGCGCGCTCGACACCTGGGCCCGCACCGCGCCGGGCGGGGTCGGCCGCCTCGTCCTCGACGGTCCGCCCGACACCACCGTCACCGAACCGGACCGCAGCACCGCCCGCGCGGCCTCCGCCGACGCCGCGTTCGACGCGTTCGCGCTGGCCTGCACCGGCGGTGGCACCTGCCCGCTCGGAGCCGATCCGCGGGCCGCCGTCACCGCGCTCGCCGACGCCCTGCGCACCCGTCCGCTGGCCGCGACCGACGGGCGTCGGCTCACCGCGGGCGCCGCGCTGCTCACCGTGCTCACGGTGCTCCCCCGGCCCGACGACTGGCCCGCACTGGCCGGGGCGCTCGCCGCGGCCGCCGCGGGCGACCCCACCGGCCTGCTCGGCCTGCTGGACCCGGTGACCGGCCCGGCCGGGGGCTTCGACGGGATGCTCGCCACGGCCTGCAACGACGACCCGGCGCGGCTGTCCCCGCCGGAGGTGAGCGCGCTCGCCACGACCCTGCGCACCGACCACCCGCTCGTCGGCGGCACGCTCGCCATCGGGCTGCTGGCCTGCGCGCCGTGGCCGGCCGGGACGGCGCGGTCCGCCCCCGACCCCGCAGGGACCCTGCCGCCGGTGCTGGTGGTGGGCACCGCGGCCGACCCGCGGCACCCGGCCGAGGGCGCCCGGCGGGTCGCCGAGCAGTACCCGACCGGCGCGTTCCTCAGCTGGCAGGGGGCCGGCACCGGCGCCTACCCGCGGACGCCGTGCGTCCGGGCCGCGGTCGACACCCTGCTCGTGGACGGCCTGCCCCCCGCGTCGGGCACGCTCTGCCCGCCGTGACCGGTCAGCCGGTGCAGTAGTTCTCCTTGGCGATCTCCACCAGGTCGGCGGCCTGCGCGCGGGTCACCGTCGGCAGCGACGCCGGCAGGGCGCGGGCGATCCGGGCCTCGTCGACGCCGTCGCCGAGCTCCTGGCAGACGAGCTCGGCGGCCTCGACCTCCGCAGCGCCGCCCCGGCTGGTGGGCACCCCGGCCTCGCGCAGCGCGCTGAGGAACGTGCTGCCGCGGTCGGAGAGCGGGTCGCCCTGGCTCAGCGCGGCCGTGTCGTCCTCGTCGGTCGCCGAGCCGTCGGTCGCGGTCGGCAGCTGCGGCACGACGGGGGCGGTCTCGACCACGGCCGTCGGCTGCGGGGCGGCGTCGCCGTTGTTGAGCAGGACGACACCGGTCAGGCCGAGCGCCCCGATGACGGCCCCGGCGGCCAGCAGCGGGCCGCGGCGGCGGAACAGGCCGCGGCGCTTCCCGGCGGCCCGGCGGGCGGCGCGGCCCCCGGTCGCGGAGACCGCGTCCTCCCCGGCCCCGGGGAGGATGTCGACCCCGCTGTCGACGACCTCGTCGTCGGCGGGACGGGCGTGGCGGCGGCCGCCGGCCGCGACGAGCGCGGTGGGCTGCTCGCCCGTGGACCCCGCGTCGACGGGCGCGGTGCCGACCAGCTCGGTCACCGGCTCGTCGGAGCGCGCGGAGGCGTCGTACGCAGCATCGTCGTACGCGGCATCGTCGTACGCAGCGTCGTCGTACGCAGCGTCGTCGTACTCGGCGTCGTAGCCCTGCTCGTCGTAGTGCGCGTCGTCGTACGCGGCGTCGTAGCCCGTGTCGTACGCCGCGTCGTCGTATCCGGCGTCGTAGGCGGGGTCGTAGCCCGCGTCGTCGTAGGCGCCGTCGTGACGCGGCCCGTCGTGACGCGGCCCGTCGTGGCGCGGTCCGTCGTGGCGCGGTCCGTCGTGGCGCGGTCCGTCGTGGGCGGGACCGTCGAACGCGGGCACGTCGAAGACCGTGGTCTCGGCGGCCGCGGCGCGGCGGCGGGCGGCCCGGCCGCCCTCGGGGGCGTCGTGCTCCGGGCGCGGGGCCGGGCCAGGGCGGGGCGAGGGGACCCGGCGCAGCACGTCGGTCTCCGACACCGCGTTCGACCCGGGCGCCGCGGCGAAGCCGGCAGGCGGGGGGAAGGCCGGGCCCGACGGGTCGGCGTGGCGCGGGCCGTCGCCGGACCCGTGCCGGGGGCCCGCGGGGTCGGGACGACCGTGCAGCCCGGGGAACGGCGGGCGGCCGTCGGGCTGCGGGGCGAACGGCAGTGCCTCGGCCGCGGCGGCGGCCCGGACGGCGGCGTCGGCCTGCACGGCGGCCTGGGCGGCGGCGTCCGCGGCGGCGGCGGCGCGGGCGGCCAGCTCGATGGCGGCCTTCGCGTCGGCGGCGGCGGCCGCGGCGGCGGCCTCGGCGGCCCGGGCGTTGGCCTCGGCAGCCCGGCGGCGCAGTGCGGCGTCCGGCGGGGAGAACTCGCCGGGCGTGAGGAGGTCGTGCCCCGGGCCGAACTCCCCGGCTCCTCGACCGCCACCGATCTCCGTCATCGGAGTACTCGACATCGTGCACCCCCCGTTCGATCCGGCCCCAGCGGCCTGTCGTCACTGGGTTCAACGACCGTGTGTTGCGGAGGTATCGCGAATGCGTCCATCCGGGTGTACGCCGCTCGGCGTGTCGTCACCGATCGCAGTAGGCGTGAGTGCTCAAGGGTGAGCTGGTGCGCATGTGGGGTGGGGGGCACGCCCGAGGTTACGACGGCGCAACATCCTCCGCCGGGGC
This sequence is a window from Pseudonocardia petroleophila. Protein-coding genes within it:
- a CDS encoding alkaline shock response membrane anchor protein AmaP; translated protein: MTVSMEKPADPPPAPHSGALKRRSRSAVARSAGGDRSVLVLLGLVVLAAGVLVALLGYGVFGADRAGRPLLDPVVVDVLRAQPLIARIVAIAVGLLLLVLGLTWAARSLRPERKPDLVIDRGPTTAITVSSSAAADALAAQAADLPGVGRAKARMVGTEDAPALRVWVWLSDDADVRDVLERLHGQVLTSARSSLGIAALPVAVRLELDQATSGPRVS
- a CDS encoding alpha/beta hydrolase — translated: MIGNPRRVVAGLLCLSALLAGCAVGPSERPPVAVRGPDGLPAAPVAPPGPSVPAVPPLQAQDTSIPFADCTAGAFAAYGVAVPADRTLRVECGELPVPADPDRPEQGSVLLGVVRVGSAGAPLDGPPLLAVGDSATDPTAGHALAVAARVAPAVLGTYTVIGLDRRGAGADRIDCADPAARAALVDADPAATSETDLAGLLERARSVVQDCNLAVPSALAGFRSSATAADVEQLRVRLGVARLSAVGTGDGAGALDTWARTAPGGVGRLVLDGPPDTTVTEPDRSTARAASADAAFDAFALACTGGGTCPLGADPRAAVTALADALRTRPLAATDGRRLTAGAALLTVLTVLPRPDDWPALAGALAAAAAGDPTGLLGLLDPVTGPAGGFDGMLATACNDDPARLSPPEVSALATTLRTDHPLVGGTLAIGLLACAPWPAGTARSAPDPAGTLPPVLVVGTAADPRHPAEGARRVAEQYPTGAFLSWQGAGTGAYPRTPCVRAAVDTLLVDGLPPASGTLCPP
- a CDS encoding DUF732 domain-containing protein — encoded protein: MTEIGGGRGAGEFGPGHDLLTPGEFSPPDAALRRRAAEANARAAEAAAAAAAADAKAAIELAARAAAAADAAAQAAVQADAAVRAAAAAEALPFAPQPDGRPPFPGLHGRPDPAGPRHGSGDGPRHADPSGPAFPPPAGFAAAPGSNAVSETDVLRRVPSPRPGPAPRPEHDAPEGGRAARRRAAAAETTVFDVPAFDGPAHDGPRHDGPRHDGPRHDGPRHDGPRHDGAYDDAGYDPAYDAGYDDAAYDTGYDAAYDDAHYDEQGYDAEYDDAAYDDAAYDDAAYDDAAYDASARSDEPVTELVGTAPVDAGSTGEQPTALVAAGGRRHARPADDEVVDSGVDILPGAGEDAVSATGGRAARRAAGKRRGLFRRRGPLLAAGAVIGALGLTGVVLLNNGDAAPQPTAVVETAPVVPQLPTATDGSATDEDDTAALSQGDPLSDRGSTFLSALREAGVPTSRGGAAEVEAAELVCQELGDGVDEARIARALPASLPTVTRAQAADLVEIAKENYCTG